In Lathamus discolor isolate bLatDis1 chromosome 12, bLatDis1.hap1, whole genome shotgun sequence, a genomic segment contains:
- the LOC136020977 gene encoding solute carrier family 2, facilitated glucose transporter member 11-like isoform X1 — protein MSSNLFLLAFVLGIGGGFQYGLQISIINSPTEYIKSFIRETCLRRYGSSPSEEMITLMWSFIVSIYSIGGLLGSLSAGYLSVRFGRKKAMLFADIPSLLSAALMGFSQLCGSFEMIIAGRLFAGVCGGLALNIHLMYAGECAPRKLRGLVAVTASTAIATGKFVGFALGLREVLGVDALWPILMAVNALPALVHLLTLPFFPDSPRYLLIDKKDKEGCIKAVKWLWGDGDHMAEIDDMMAEQEAIREEQAKSMCDLFRDRPVRWQFITLFLVSSCMQLIGNNVVYFYAYSVFINAGIPLAQTHYVSLGVGITEILTTLMCAMLPTALHLSTFPTPVPAVPGPAQSPQTPSLTLPDEIFLIERAGRKTLLWKSYTVMALALGLLTVTLSLQDAFSWVPYCSVALIFIFIMSFGIGPAGVLCSLPTEIFIQSYRPAAYVFNGTINWIQLFILGLLFPFIVEGLGSFCFIIFLTYCLSMAIFVFLVMPETKGKTILQVMEEFNRLNYRGKKKQTILEQSNCSVVTVTRL, from the exons ATGAGCTCCAAtctcttcctcctggcttttgtCCTGGGTATTGGTGGAGGTTTCCAATATGGGTTGCAGATCTCCATTATCAATTCTCCCACTGAG TACATCAAAAGTTTCATTCGTGAGACCTGTCTGAGGAGATACGGCTCTTCTCCCAGTGAAGAGATGATTACTTTGATGTGGTCCTTCATTGTGTCCATTTACAGCATTGGTGGGCTTCTGGGGTCCTTGTCTGCCGGATATTTGTCTGTTAGATTTGGAAG GAAGAAGGCCATGCTTTTTGCGGATATCCCTTCCCTGCTGAGTGCAGCTCTGATGGGATTCAGCCAGCTGTGTGGATCCTTTGAGATGATCATCGCTGGAAGATTATTTGCTGGAGTGTGTGGAG GTTTAGCTCTCAACATCCATCTCATGTATGCCGGGGAATGTGCCCCACGGAAGCTCCGTGGGCTGGTTGCTGTAACTGCTTCTACTGCCATCGCCACTGGAAAATTTGTAGGATTTGCTCTGGGTCTCAG AGAAGTTCTTGGAGTAGATGCTCTCTGGCCAATTCTCATGGCAGTCAATGCGCTTCCTGCCCTCGTTCACCTTCTTaccctccccttcttcccagACTCACCCCGCTACCTTCTCATTGACAAAAAGGACAAGGAGGGGTGCATCAAAG CTGTGAAGTGGCTCTGGGGAGATGGTGACCATATGGCTGAAATAGATGACATGATGGCAGAGCAAGAAGCCATCCGTGAGGAGCAAGCTAAGAGCATGTGTGATCTTTTTCGTGACAGACCTGTCCGCTGGCAGTTCATCACTCTTTTCCTTGTCTCTTCATGCATGCAGCTAATTGGCAACAATGTG GTTTACTTTTATGCATACAGTGTCTTTATAAATGCTGGAATCCCCCTTGCTCAAACCCACTATGTCTCCCTTGGAGTTGGGATCACGGAGATCCTCACCACACTGATGTGT GCAATGCTCCCTACAGCTCTGCACCTCTCCACCTTCCCCACTCCCGTGCCTGCAGTTCCTGGTCCTGCTCAATCCCCCCAGACACCTTCACTCACCCTCCCAGACGAG ATTTTCCTAATTGAGCGTGCAGGAAGGAAGACACTGCTGTGGAAAAGCTACACTGTTATGGCCTTAGCTTTAGGGTTGCTCACAGTCACGCTTTCACTACAG GATGCCTTTTCCTGGGTACCATACTGCTCTGTTGCGCTCATCTTTATTTTCATCATGAGCTTTGGCATTGGGCCAG ctggagTATTATGCTCCTTGCCCACAGAAATATTCATTCAGTCATACAGACCAGCCGCTTATGTTTTTAATGGCACTATAAACTGGATCCAACTTTTCATCCTTGGACTTTTGTTCCCTTTCATTGTG GAAGGTCTTGGTAGTTTCTGTTTCATCATTTTCTTGACATACTGTCTGTCCATGGCTATCTTTGTCTTCCTGGTGATGCCAGAGACCAAAGGAAAGACCATACTGCAGGTCATGGAGGAGTTCAACCGCCTGAACTACCgtggaaagaagaaacagacaaTCCTAGAGCAGAGTAACTGCTCAGTGGTGACTGTTACTAGACTTTAA
- the LOC136020977 gene encoding solute carrier family 2, facilitated glucose transporter member 11-like isoform X2, which translates to MSSNLFLLAFVLGIGGGFQYGLQISIINSPTEYIKSFIRETCLRRYGSSPSEEMITLMWSFIVSIYSIGGLLGSLSAGYLSVRFGRKKAMLFADIPSLLSAALMGFSQLCGSFEMIIAGRLFAGVCGGLALNIHLMYAGECAPRKLRGLVAVTASTAIATGKFVGFALGLREVLGVDALWPILMAVNALPALVHLLTLPFFPDSPRYLLIDKKDKEGCIKAVKWLWGDGDHMAEIDDMMAEQEAIREEQAKSMCDLFRDRPVRWQFITLFLVSSCMQLIGNNVVYFYAYSVFINAGIPLAQTHYVSLGVGITEILTTLMCIFLIERAGRKTLLWKSYTVMALALGLLTVTLSLQDAFSWVPYCSVALIFIFIMSFGIGPAGVLCSLPTEIFIQSYRPAAYVFNGTINWIQLFILGLLFPFIVEGLGSFCFIIFLTYCLSMAIFVFLVMPETKGKTILQVMEEFNRLNYRGKKKQTILEQSNCSVVTVTRL; encoded by the exons ATGAGCTCCAAtctcttcctcctggcttttgtCCTGGGTATTGGTGGAGGTTTCCAATATGGGTTGCAGATCTCCATTATCAATTCTCCCACTGAG TACATCAAAAGTTTCATTCGTGAGACCTGTCTGAGGAGATACGGCTCTTCTCCCAGTGAAGAGATGATTACTTTGATGTGGTCCTTCATTGTGTCCATTTACAGCATTGGTGGGCTTCTGGGGTCCTTGTCTGCCGGATATTTGTCTGTTAGATTTGGAAG GAAGAAGGCCATGCTTTTTGCGGATATCCCTTCCCTGCTGAGTGCAGCTCTGATGGGATTCAGCCAGCTGTGTGGATCCTTTGAGATGATCATCGCTGGAAGATTATTTGCTGGAGTGTGTGGAG GTTTAGCTCTCAACATCCATCTCATGTATGCCGGGGAATGTGCCCCACGGAAGCTCCGTGGGCTGGTTGCTGTAACTGCTTCTACTGCCATCGCCACTGGAAAATTTGTAGGATTTGCTCTGGGTCTCAG AGAAGTTCTTGGAGTAGATGCTCTCTGGCCAATTCTCATGGCAGTCAATGCGCTTCCTGCCCTCGTTCACCTTCTTaccctccccttcttcccagACTCACCCCGCTACCTTCTCATTGACAAAAAGGACAAGGAGGGGTGCATCAAAG CTGTGAAGTGGCTCTGGGGAGATGGTGACCATATGGCTGAAATAGATGACATGATGGCAGAGCAAGAAGCCATCCGTGAGGAGCAAGCTAAGAGCATGTGTGATCTTTTTCGTGACAGACCTGTCCGCTGGCAGTTCATCACTCTTTTCCTTGTCTCTTCATGCATGCAGCTAATTGGCAACAATGTG GTTTACTTTTATGCATACAGTGTCTTTATAAATGCTGGAATCCCCCTTGCTCAAACCCACTATGTCTCCCTTGGAGTTGGGATCACGGAGATCCTCACCACACTGATGTGT ATTTTCCTAATTGAGCGTGCAGGAAGGAAGACACTGCTGTGGAAAAGCTACACTGTTATGGCCTTAGCTTTAGGGTTGCTCACAGTCACGCTTTCACTACAG GATGCCTTTTCCTGGGTACCATACTGCTCTGTTGCGCTCATCTTTATTTTCATCATGAGCTTTGGCATTGGGCCAG ctggagTATTATGCTCCTTGCCCACAGAAATATTCATTCAGTCATACAGACCAGCCGCTTATGTTTTTAATGGCACTATAAACTGGATCCAACTTTTCATCCTTGGACTTTTGTTCCCTTTCATTGTG GAAGGTCTTGGTAGTTTCTGTTTCATCATTTTCTTGACATACTGTCTGTCCATGGCTATCTTTGTCTTCCTGGTGATGCCAGAGACCAAAGGAAAGACCATACTGCAGGTCATGGAGGAGTTCAACCGCCTGAACTACCgtggaaagaagaaacagacaaTCCTAGAGCAGAGTAACTGCTCAGTGGTGACTGTTACTAGACTTTAA